Proteins encoded within one genomic window of uncultured Fusobacterium sp.:
- a CDS encoding 7-cyano-7-deazaguanine synthase, which yields MEKKRRALALFSGGLDSALAIKVIKDQGIDVIALNFVSHFFGGKNEKAEKMAEQLGIKVEYVHFEKRHTEVVKNPVYGRGKNMNPCIDCHSLMFKIAGELLEKYEADFVISGEVLGQRPMSQNAAALEKVKKLSGMDELIVRPLSAKLLPPSKPELEGWIDREKLLDIQGRSRQVQMELTEKYGLKEYPSPGGGCLLTDPAYSDRLSILEKDGYLEEEYSFLFHLIKKSRFYRLEKGKYLFVGRDQEGNEKIASYKELGSFYLCGHKVPGPHMLGYGEFTQEEMDMIKELFSRYSKCKGKEEIEVRIDNKISKVPVVNVEKVEEFMKKYQIVG from the coding sequence AAAAGAAGAGCTTTAGCACTTTTTTCTGGAGGACTAGATAGTGCATTAGCAATAAAAGTTATAAAAGATCAAGGAATAGATGTAATAGCTTTAAATTTCGTTTCTCATTTTTTTGGTGGAAAAAATGAGAAAGCTGAAAAAATGGCTGAACAACTTGGAATAAAAGTTGAATATGTACATTTTGAAAAAAGACATACAGAAGTAGTAAAAAATCCTGTATATGGTAGAGGAAAAAATATGAATCCATGTATAGATTGTCACTCACTTATGTTTAAAATAGCTGGAGAACTTTTAGAAAAATATGAGGCAGATTTTGTAATATCAGGAGAAGTTTTAGGTCAAAGACCAATGTCTCAAAATGCTGCTGCTTTAGAGAAGGTAAAAAAGTTATCTGGTATGGATGAACTTATTGTAAGACCTCTTTCAGCTAAATTGTTACCACCAAGTAAGCCAGAATTAGAAGGTTGGATAGATAGAGAGAAATTATTAGATATTCAAGGAAGAAGTAGACAAGTTCAAATGGAACTTACAGAAAAATATGGTTTAAAAGAATATCCTAGTCCAGGAGGAGGTTGCCTCTTGACAGATCCAGCATATTCTGATAGACTAAGTATATTGGAAAAAGATGGATATCTTGAAGAAGAGTATTCTTTTCTTTTCCACTTGATTAAAAAGAGTAGATTTTATAGATTAGAAAAAGGAAAGTATTTATTTGTAGGAAGAGATCAAGAAGGAAATGAAAAAATAGCAAGTTATAAGGAATTAGGAAGTTTCTATTTGTGTGGACATAAGGTACCAGGACCTCATATGTTAGGATATGGAGAGTTTACACAAGAAGAGATGGATATGATAAAAGAGTTATTTTCTAGATATTCAAAATGTAAGGGAAAAGAGGAGATTGAAGTAAGGATTGATAATAAAATCTCTAAAGTTCCAGTAGTTAATGTAGAAAAAGTAGAAGAGTTTATGAAAAAATATCAAATAGTAGGATAG
- a CDS encoding alanine/glycine:cation symporter family protein encodes MNLFENLVNVINNIMWNKNLLVVLLVVSGIIFTIRTRAVQFRLFAHMCQLLTEKSKAGKDQVSSFQAFCISTASRVGVGNLAGVVAAVSVGGPGSVFWMWIVALLNSATAFIESTIAILYREKDPYGGYRGGAPYFLKKGLNKKWLGVLFVIFALICWGGVFQVISNSVTESFSTAFGIKTNITSLVLVVLSAGVLFGNRNKIVKVLDKMVPFMAALYLIVVFYIIIKNVGVMADTMVDIFQHAFGVKQFLGGTFGTVVMEGVKRGLFSNEAGSGSAPCAAAAAEVEHPAKQGLIQALGVLVDTVVICSATAFVILLSKGHIKEGLGGMTLLQEAFRYHVGDWGVIFTAIILFLFSFSTILGISFYAKPNLYFLCEKEWPQEAFKVFTLIMLYWGGVRQNFLVWSLADLGLGLMTIVNMIGVFPLVSKALDSLKDYETKYFK; translated from the coding sequence ATGAATTTATTTGAAAATTTAGTGAATGTTATTAATAACATTATGTGGAACAAAAATCTATTGGTTGTATTATTAGTTGTAAGTGGAATAATTTTTACTATAAGGACAAGGGCTGTACAGTTTAGATTATTTGCTCATATGTGCCAACTTTTAACTGAAAAATCAAAAGCAGGTAAAGATCAAGTTTCATCTTTCCAAGCTTTTTGTATAAGTACAGCATCAAGAGTAGGAGTAGGAAATTTAGCTGGAGTAGTAGCTGCTGTTTCAGTTGGAGGACCAGGTTCAGTATTTTGGATGTGGATAGTTGCACTATTAAATTCAGCTACTGCCTTTATAGAATCAACAATAGCTATTCTATATAGAGAAAAAGATCCATATGGAGGATATAGAGGAGGAGCTCCATATTTTCTAAAAAAAGGACTTAATAAAAAATGGTTAGGAGTTCTATTTGTAATTTTTGCTCTTATCTGTTGGGGAGGAGTATTCCAAGTAATTTCTAACTCTGTAACAGAATCATTTAGTACAGCTTTTGGAATAAAAACAAATATAACTTCGTTGGTATTGGTTGTTTTATCAGCTGGTGTTTTATTTGGAAATAGAAATAAAATAGTAAAGGTATTAGATAAGATGGTTCCTTTTATGGCAGCTTTATATCTTATAGTCGTATTTTATATAATTATAAAAAATGTTGGAGTTATGGCAGATACAATGGTTGATATTTTTCAACATGCTTTTGGAGTAAAACAATTTTTAGGTGGAACTTTTGGAACAGTTGTAATGGAAGGAGTTAAAAGAGGACTTTTCTCTAATGAAGCTGGATCAGGATCAGCTCCTTGTGCAGCTGCAGCTGCAGAAGTAGAACATCCAGCTAAGCAAGGACTTATCCAAGCTTTAGGAGTTCTAGTAGATACAGTTGTAATTTGTAGTGCTACAGCTTTCGTAATTTTATTATCAAAAGGACATATAAAAGAAGGGCTAGGAGGAATGACTCTACTTCAAGAAGCTTTTAGATACCATGTAGGTGATTGGGGAGTTATTTTTACAGCTATAATCTTATTTCTATTTTCATTTAGTACAATTTTAGGAATAAGTTTTTATGCTAAACCTAATTTATATTTTTTATGTGAAAAAGAGTGGCCACAAGAAGCTTTTAAAGTATTTACTTTAATTATGTTATATTGGGGAGGAGTTAGACAAAATTTCTTAGTATGGAGTTTAGCTGACTTAGGACTTGGACTTATGACTATTGTAAATATGATTGGAGTGTTTCCACTTGTTTCAAAAGCTCTTGATAGCTTGAAAGATTATGAAACTAAATATTTCAAATAA
- a CDS encoding MATE family efflux transporter, protein MGFLSTNVEKRREMILNGNILNTLLLLSFPTLLMGMVQSLIPLSDGLFLNRTSGYLVAAAVGFGQPIINIINALSQGLGVASMAIVGQINGTGDLEQVKKVSTQIMVFSFIIGLIVAPTSIIFASIVTKNINPEIAYDVFLYLSLYAIVIPMLFMAAIFNAIKNATGQPEATLIRMIILLLLKIIFNTIFLAVLHWGVIGAVMASLCSYIIIAIWMYYDLFVKRSMTRLELKGFSFDFPLLKRLLILALPTMVTYSLINFGFFLINMEVEKYGAYVLTAQTIASNINAMCFNLPSSIGTTVTTMVSMNIGAKKPRNAKKSFNYGCRVSVVISLIIIALFLPSSNFLVRLFQDNETIVNLADHSLKIYTFSIIGFGIYMVSQGAFIGLGRTRFPLFMGILRVWFIRYIFILMTKRWLGVDSVFWGNLVSNYVAGYIFYLVVKRTPWRSVLKK, encoded by the coding sequence ATGGGCTTTTTATCTACTAATGTTGAAAAAAGACGTGAAATGATTTTAAATGGAAATATTCTTAACACTTTATTGTTACTTTCTTTTCCTACTCTCTTAATGGGAATGGTACAATCCCTTATTCCTTTATCAGATGGATTATTTTTAAATAGGACTTCTGGATATTTAGTTGCAGCAGCTGTAGGATTTGGACAGCCTATTATAAATATAATAAATGCTCTTTCTCAAGGGTTAGGAGTTGCTTCTATGGCGATTGTAGGACAGATAAATGGAACAGGAGATCTAGAACAAGTAAAAAAAGTATCCACTCAAATAATGGTTTTTTCTTTTATTATAGGATTAATAGTAGCTCCTACTTCTATTATTTTTGCTTCTATAGTAACAAAAAATATAAATCCAGAGATAGCTTATGATGTATTTTTATATCTTAGTCTTTATGCCATAGTAATTCCTATGTTATTTATGGCGGCTATTTTTAATGCTATAAAAAATGCCACTGGACAACCAGAAGCTACCTTGATAAGAATGATTATTTTATTACTTTTAAAAATTATTTTTAATACAATATTTTTAGCTGTATTACATTGGGGAGTTATAGGAGCAGTAATGGCTTCTTTGTGTTCTTATATAATTATAGCTATTTGGATGTATTACGATCTCTTTGTAAAGAGAAGTATGACAAGGTTAGAATTAAAAGGATTTTCTTTTGATTTTCCACTTTTAAAAAGACTTCTAATTTTGGCACTTCCTACTATGGTAACATATTCTTTAATAAATTTTGGATTCTTTTTAATAAATATGGAAGTGGAAAAATATGGAGCATATGTTCTTACTGCTCAAACAATAGCAAGTAATATAAATGCTATGTGTTTTAATTTACCATCTTCAATAGGAACAACAGTTACAACTATGGTAAGTATGAATATAGGGGCTAAAAAACCTCGTAATGCAAAAAAATCTTTTAATTATGGTTGTAGAGTAAGCGTAGTAATATCTTTAATAATAATAGCTTTATTTTTACCAAGTAGTAATTTTTTAGTGAGATTATTCCAAGATAATGAAACAATAGTAAATTTAGCTGATCACTCTTTGAAGATTTATACATTTTCTATAATAGGATTTGGTATTTATATGGTTTCCCAAGGAGCTTTTATAGGATTAGGAAGAACAAGATTTCCATTATTTATGGGAATATTAAGAGTTTGGTTTATAAGATATATATTTATTCTTATGACTAAAAGATGGTTAGGAGTGGATTCAGTTTTCTGGGGAAATTTGGTATCTAACTATGTAGCTGGTTATATTTTCTATTTAGTTGTAAAAAGAACTCCTTGGAGATCAGTATTAAAAAAATGA